The Thermodesulforhabdus norvegica genome includes a region encoding these proteins:
- a CDS encoding S-adenosylmethionine synthetase N-terminal domain-containing protein, producing MSMSRYLFTSESVTEGHPDKVADQISDAILDAIMKEDKNCRVACET from the coding sequence ATGTCTATGAGCCGTTATTTGTTTACGTCAGAGTCTGTTACAGAAGGTCATCCTGACAAGGTAGCGGATCAGATATCCGATGCCATACTTGATGCCATTATGAAGGAGGACAAGAACTGCCGGGTGGCCTGTGAGAC